TTGGTGACCGTGACGTCGGCCTGGTACCCGCCCTGCCATGAGCCGGTCAGCTTCCACTGGGCCGTGCAGGCGGTGTCGCTCGAGGGGCTCGGCGTCGGAGTGGGAGATGGCGTCCCTCCGGAGCTGTCGGTGGTGTAGGGAACGGCGGTGTAGTCCTGCGAGCAGCCTCCCGCGCAGCCTGACGGCAGCGAGAAGGAGTACGTACGGCTGCCGCCCAGCCAGGCGTCGGCCGCGTCGCGGATCCGTATGGTGAAGCTGCTCTGGCCGGAGGCCGTCGCGCCGATGACGTAGGACTGCCCCATGTCGCTGTTCATCGCGGCGTCGGTCCAGGTGCCGTTCGCCAGGTACTGGACGCCGTGGATGCCGCCCGGCAGATGGGAGACGGCGATGGCGGGCCAGTACTGCTGGGCTCCCCTGAGGAAGCCGATACGGATGTCACCGCTGTAGTCCGGGGCCGGGACGAAGCTCCAGGAGACATGACGGTTGTTCCAGTGGTCCGGGTACATCGTCCCCGCTGGGGTGCCGCCGATCCGCAAGCGGTTGAGGGAGTCGGTTGCCAGGTCGAGGTGGTTGGGGTCGTCCCGGCACCAGGCGTTGGAATCGGCGCAGCTGTCCGCGACGAGCATGTTCAGGGTGGCCCCGTTGTACTTGTCGGCCACCCAGGAACCGTTGCGGCAGAAGGGCTGGCCCGGGGCACCGTCATTGGTGCCGGTGCAGTAGTCCCCGATGGTGACCTTGACCCAGCGGCCGCAGTTGCGGCCGTTGTCGAAGACGCCCTTGATCGATGCCTGTGAGTCCGGCACCGGGCGCGGGTAGGCCCCCGAGTAGTCGCCGGGTGTGTTGAACACGTTGAGCGCCACGAAGTCCTGGCTGTCCAGTTCGCGCTGCGGCAGACCGCAGCCGCCGTAGGGGCT
This is a stretch of genomic DNA from Streptomyces sp. NBC_00285. It encodes these proteins:
- a CDS encoding cellulose binding domain-containing protein, with translation MQLLSAPRSPARRRTALLLAALCCAALPVVAAAAQPPAASAAATEVLGNATHFAGLGSPYGGCGLPQRELDSQDFVALNVFNTPGDYSGAYPRPVPDSQASIKGVFDNGRNCGRWVKVTIGDYCTGTNDGAPGQPFCRNGSWVADKYNGATLNMLVADSCADSNAWCRDDPNHLDLATDSLNRLRIGGTPAGTMYPDHWNNRHVSWSFVPAPDYSGDIRIGFLRGAQQYWPAIAVSHLPGGIHGVQYLANGTWTDAAMNSDMGQSYVIGATASGQSSFTIRIRDAADAWLGGSRTYSFSLPSGCAGGCSQDYTAVPYTTDSSGGTPSPTPTPSPSSDTACTAQWKLTGSWQGGYQADVTVTNTGSRPVTGWSVHHTLPDGVTVANRWNAVVDPSRPATTVHNASYNGSLAPGASTTWGMTLSGDDRALGTLSCTAS